ATATAGATTTCGTGGCAGATCAGGAAATCTCAGCATTCTACTATATGGCAGACGTGCCTTTGAATTCGAAGTTTAAGCTTAGAGGCGGGGCGCGCTTTGAAAGCACCGAGCTTTCCAGCCACATTACAGAGGCCGGCCCTTCTGCGCAGGTTTATATTCCTCAAACGGGAGATATAAGTCAGGCTACAGATGGAGAAGAATTCTATTCACTTGCAAGAGCGGAATTCGAGCAGGACGATATGCTTCCCTCAATCGGGTTTGAGTATAAGCCGTTTGAAAAGATTAAGGTACGCGGCTCTTATTCTGAAACAGTTGCCCGTCAGACCTTCAAGGAGCTTGTTCCGATAACCAATCAGGATTATCTCGGCGGCGATATCTTCATTGGTAATAAAGACCTTCAGATGAGTGCCCTGGAGAATTATGACCTCCGCTTTGATTATACCCCTTACGAAGGCGGGCTCGTTTCTGCTACATACTTCCACAAGGACATCACCGATCCTATCGAGTATGTGCAGGGCTACGCCAACTTCACCTACACATATCCGGTGAATTACCCTGAGGGTGAGATTGATGGTTTTGAGTTTGAAGTCCGCCAGGACCTTATCGAATTCTTTGAGAATATGGAAGGTGTATCAGTCGGAGCTAATGCAACATTTATCAGCTCCGAGGTAACTCTTCCCGATGATGAGGCCGCTAAGCTGGAAACACCAAACATTCAGGCTCCAATGCAGACGCGTGATATGACAAATGCTCCGGAGTATTTGTACAATCTGTTCTTAACTTGGGATTTGAATGAATCCAAAACGCAGTTTGGATTGTTTTATACAGTAAGAGGCGATACTCTCGTTGCAGGTGCCTCCCAGTCTGTGGGTAATTACCTGCCTAACGTTTACGAAAAAGAATACGGGACGCTGAATATGAGTCTCAAGCACAAGCTCAACGATACATGGACTATGAACCTAAAGGCGAAGAATCTGTTCGATCCGGAGATTGAGAGCGTTTACAGATCGGACTATATCGACGGCGATGTTACAAAAACCTCTTACACCAAGGGGATTGATCTTTCTGTGAGCTTGAGTGCTCGTTTTTAAATAATCAGCTAACAAACTGTTAATCTATCGCTAATTAAGTGCTGTTAAACTTCTCATATTCTTATGATGAATGGTTTATACAGGCATATAAGGGCAATCTATTGAAAAAAGAAAAAATGTTTTTTACAGCAAAGGTTTATAAAAAATGAAGTCTTTGAAAATATTCTTTTCAGAGAGACGCTTAAGGAGTTTATGTTCTCTGGCTATGCTGGGGGGCATTGTACTGCTTCTTACAGCTGCTGCAGAGCCAAAGCAGGCGAGCTCGAACGATATTGAGAGCGCGAAAACCAAGATTGAGAAATGGGTGGAAACAAAGCGCCTTATCTCTGAGGAAAAACGCGACTTCAAGCTCAGCAGGGAGATGCTCAATGAGAGGATCGAACTTCTGCAAAATGAGATTGAAAGCTTGGAGAAGAAGAAAAAGGATGCTGAAGAAAGCATTGCAGAGGCTGACAAGAAGCGTCAGGAAATGATGAAGGAGAACGATAAGCTCAAAGAGGCCTCTTCTTCGCTTTCTGATATGATTGTAAAGCTTGAGGGCAGAACCAAAGAGCTGATTAAGCGTTTGCCTGCCCCGCTGAAGAGCAAGGTGAAGCCGCTAAGTCAGCGTTTGCCTGAAAACCCCGAAAAAACAGAAACAGCTATGTCGCAGCGTTTTCAGAATGTGGTGGGGATTCTTAATGAAGTAGATAAATTCAACCGCGAGATTTCAGCCCACAGCGAAGTTAGGGAGCTTGAAGACGGCTCTTCGTTTGAGGTTGTAACCCTTTATATCGGCATAAGCCATGCCTACTACGCCAGCTCCGATGGAACAGTCGCAGGTGTGGGCTATCCGGCAGAGGGCGAGTGGGACTGGCGTGAGAAGAACGAAGCTGCTCAGGATATACTTGATGCCGCAGCGATTCTCAAGAATGAGAAGGTGGCCTCGTTTGTGAAATTGCCCGTTGAAATTCAGTAGTATTGGAATAACCGGAAATGAAAATAGTAAATAAAATTATCGTTTTAGCTGTTATCGCCTGCTGCTGTGCTGTGTTTGCTCAGCAGGCTGAGAGTTCATTCTCAAAGGCCGCCAGCTCTGTTGATAAGAAGCTTGAAGAGAGCCTCAACGAGCTCAAACAGATTAGGGAAGAAGTTGCAGACAAGAAAGTTCCTCTAAGCAGGAAGGTTAGCGAGCTGGAATCGGAGCTTATGCAGGCCAGAAGGGACTACCAGCAGACAACGAGAATGCTGGACAGCCGTACGCTGGATTTGAACAATCTCCGCTCTGAGATCAAATCCCGCAAAGAGGAAGCAACATATCTTTCCAACCTTCTCAGCGAATATGCGAGAAATTTCGAATCAAGGCTTCATATAGCCGAGATGCAGAAATACAAGGAAACCCTCGAATCTGCCAAGCTTGCTCCGGAGAACAGCAACCTTTCAAAGAAAGAGGTTTACAATGCTCAGGCTTCATTGATAGAAACCTCCCTTGATAGAATCGAAGAGCTGCTGGGCGGTTCTCATTTCAACGGCAAGGCTGTCGGGGAGAGCGGGCTTGTTAAGCCCGGAACTTTCGTTATGACAGGCCCGGCGGCCATCTTCCGCTCAGGTGATGGAGAAGTTGCGGGCACTGTAAGCCAGCAGCTCGGTTCGCTTGAGCCCTCAGTTAATTCTTTCGGGAATCCCGCAGACGCTCAGGCCGCCTCGCAGGTTATAACCACAAAGCAGGGCTATCTGCCCCTCGACCCTACCCTCGGGAATGCCCATGTAATAGAACAAACCAAGCAGACAATCTGGGAGCATATACAGAAGGGCGGGCCAGTGATGGTTCCGATTCTTGGTATGGCAGGTTTGGCTCTGCTTATAGCGATATGGAAATGGATTTGCCTGAGCCTCGTACGCAAGCCGAGCAGGAAGAGGTTCAATGAGCTGCTCGATGCGGTTTACAAACAGGATCAGGAGCTTGCCAGAGTTAAGGCAGCCCAGTTTAAGGGGCCTTTCGGCAGAATGTTTAATGCAGCAGTTGAGCACCTCAAAGAGCCCGCGGAGCTCATTGAAGAGGTGATGTATGAGACGGTTCTCTCGAGCAGACTTAAGCTGCAAAGATTCCTGCCGTTTATCTCGATAAGCGCTGCATCTGCCCCGCTTCTTGGCCTTCTCGGTACGGTAACCGGAATCATCAACACATTCAAGCTGATTACAGTTTTCGGCTCGGGCGACGTTAAAACCCTTTCAGGCGGTATCTCAGAGGCTCTGATTACCACCGAATTCGGTTTGATAGTTGCGATACCCTCCCTGCTGCTTCACGCTCTGCTCTCAAGAAAGGCGAAGGGGATAATAGATGATATGGAGAAAAGCGCTGTGGCTCTGGTGAATCAGGTAAGCAGATCCAAATATGCCGGCGCTTCTGAAAAGCAAACTCTGCAAGCTGCGGGGAATGATGAATAATGCCTGAAGTTCTCAGAGAACATCTAATCGCCTTATCCGAACAGGCTGTTTCAATATGGATCAGCGGCGGCTGGAGTATGGTGGCTATTGCGTTTATTGCGATGGTTATGTTTTCGCTTTCTGTAAACGTGCAGCTTAAGCTTTCAGCCAAGGGATTCAAAAGGGTGAAAGAAAAGCTTTGGCGGCATTGGATCAACCATCCAAAGAAACGTGAAGGTCATATCGGAGAGATGCTTGATTTTGTTGATTCGGCAAACACTGTGGAAGAAATGAGGAGCTATTTCGAAGAGCTCCATTCCAGCGAAACAAAGCCTTTCGTACGTGATTTGAGGGTGATCAAGATCTGCGTCAGCGCAGCCCCGCTTCTCGGCCTTCTCGGAACTGTAACCGGTATGCTGTCCACGTTTGATGCCCTCGCCAAGGGCTCTGGCGGGGATAAAACAATGGGGATGGTGGCAGAAGGCATATCCGAGGCGCTTGTAACCACAGAAACCGGCCTGATTATTGCATTATCCGGGCTGCTGTTTTCGTATATGATAACTCGGAAATTCGAGAGCTACAAGGCCTTCCTTGCACATATGGAAACTGTCTGTACGCAGAAGCTCCATAAAAAGAACGGAAAGAGCTGATTAGATTCAGATTATATATATTAGTTTTAGAAAAGATAATATAGCGAGGATAAAATGGGACGTTTTCGTCAAGTAAGTTCAGATGAAGGCAGCGAACAGGGGATCGATATATCTCCCCTTATGGACTGCGTTTTCATCCTGCTGATTTTCTTCATCGTTACCACTACATTCGTTGAGGAAACCGGCGTGGAGGTAGATAAGCCTCAGGCGGCCTCCTCGGTGAAGCTTGAGAAAAACAGCATACTTATCGCCCTTACAGACAAAGGCGAGGTGGTTTACGGCGGACGTGAGATAGGAATCAGCGGCGTTCAGCCTCTCGTGAAGCGGATGCTGCAGAAGGAAGATATCCCAGTGATCATACAGAGCGACGCTAATTCCCAGTCCGGGCTGCTGGTGCGAATTATAGACGAGGCTAAGCTTGCAGGTGCAGAGAAGGTTAGCGTTGCAACAAGAAAAAATCAGGGGTGAGCAGGTAGTTTATGACCAAGAGGAAAAAGTTTTCACCTGTTAAGGCATTCTTCAGGTTTGGTTTTGTGCTGATATGCGCATCTGCCCTCACGCTGTTTTTTTTCCTGCTTCTGCCTATACTGCAGACAATAAGCAAGCCTCCGAAGACGGATATGGTGATTCAGGATGTGGGTGTTGCGAATGTCCCCCCGCCGCCTCCCCCGCCGGAGGAGGAGCCGCCGGAAGAGCCTGAGAAAGAAGAAAAGCCGCCCGAGCTTAACGAACAGAGCCAGCCTCTTGCACTCGACCAGCTTGAGCTTGCTTTGAATCCGGGGTTCAGCGGCGGGATAATGGCCGGCGATTTTTCCGTTAAGTTAAATACAGCTGCTGCAGGCGGGGAAGATGTGGATGCGCTTTTTTCCATATCAGATCTCGACCAGAAACCCAGGCCTATATACAGGCCGAGCCCGAGGATGAGCAAGGAGCTCAGAAAAAGAGCTCCGGGCAAGGTTTATATTATATTTATAGTTGATAAAAACGGCAGGGTTCAAAAGCCGAAGGTGCAGAGGTCAACCGATCCGATATTTGAGAAGCCTGCGCTGGAAGCGGTAAAGAAGTGGAAATTTGAGCCGGGTAAGAGAAACGGCAGCCCCGTTCGTTTCCGTATGCGTGTACCTATAACATTTCCGAAAGGATGATTGAAAAATATGAAGATAGAAATGCTGGTAAACTTGAATGATTCAGAGCCCAAAAACAGTGTTAGAAGCGTTTTTGCCGCAGTCTTGCTGCTGATTCTGCTGTGCGTTGTTTCAGCTCCGTGCAAAGGCGCTGAAAAACGCAAAATCAAACTCAA
This window of the Sedimentisphaera salicampi genome carries:
- a CDS encoding energy transducer TonB, producing the protein MTKRKKFSPVKAFFRFGFVLICASALTLFFFLLLPILQTISKPPKTDMVIQDVGVANVPPPPPPPEEEPPEEPEKEEKPPELNEQSQPLALDQLELALNPGFSGGIMAGDFSVKLNTAAAGGEDVDALFSISDLDQKPRPIYRPSPRMSKELRKRAPGKVYIIFIVDKNGRVQKPKVQRSTDPIFEKPALEAVKKWKFEPGKRNGSPVRFRMRVPITFPKG
- a CDS encoding ExbD/TolR family protein is translated as MGRFRQVSSDEGSEQGIDISPLMDCVFILLIFFIVTTTFVEETGVEVDKPQAASSVKLEKNSILIALTDKGEVVYGGREIGISGVQPLVKRMLQKEDIPVIIQSDANSQSGLLVRIIDEAKLAGAEKVSVATRKNQG
- a CDS encoding DUF3450 family protein; its protein translation is MKSLKIFFSERRLRSLCSLAMLGGIVLLLTAAAEPKQASSNDIESAKTKIEKWVETKRLISEEKRDFKLSREMLNERIELLQNEIESLEKKKKDAEESIAEADKKRQEMMKENDKLKEASSSLSDMIVKLEGRTKELIKRLPAPLKSKVKPLSQRLPENPEKTETAMSQRFQNVVGILNEVDKFNREISAHSEVRELEDGSSFEVVTLYIGISHAYYASSDGTVAGVGYPAEGEWDWREKNEAAQDILDAAAILKNEKVASFVKLPVEIQ
- a CDS encoding MotA/TolQ/ExbB proton channel family protein, translating into MKIVNKIIVLAVIACCCAVFAQQAESSFSKAASSVDKKLEESLNELKQIREEVADKKVPLSRKVSELESELMQARRDYQQTTRMLDSRTLDLNNLRSEIKSRKEEATYLSNLLSEYARNFESRLHIAEMQKYKETLESAKLAPENSNLSKKEVYNAQASLIETSLDRIEELLGGSHFNGKAVGESGLVKPGTFVMTGPAAIFRSGDGEVAGTVSQQLGSLEPSVNSFGNPADAQAASQVITTKQGYLPLDPTLGNAHVIEQTKQTIWEHIQKGGPVMVPILGMAGLALLIAIWKWICLSLVRKPSRKRFNELLDAVYKQDQELARVKAAQFKGPFGRMFNAAVEHLKEPAELIEEVMYETVLSSRLKLQRFLPFISISAASAPLLGLLGTVTGIINTFKLITVFGSGDVKTLSGGISEALITTEFGLIVAIPSLLLHALLSRKAKGIIDDMEKSAVALVNQVSRSKYAGASEKQTLQAAGNDE
- a CDS encoding MotA/TolQ/ExbB proton channel family protein; translated protein: MPEVLREHLIALSEQAVSIWISGGWSMVAIAFIAMVMFSLSVNVQLKLSAKGFKRVKEKLWRHWINHPKKREGHIGEMLDFVDSANTVEEMRSYFEELHSSETKPFVRDLRVIKICVSAAPLLGLLGTVTGMLSTFDALAKGSGGDKTMGMVAEGISEALVTTETGLIIALSGLLFSYMITRKFESYKAFLAHMETVCTQKLHKKNGKS